Proteins encoded together in one Eubalaena glacialis isolate mEubGla1 chromosome 7, mEubGla1.1.hap2.+ XY, whole genome shotgun sequence window:
- the LOC133095216 gene encoding adenylate cyclase type 10-like isoform X6 — translation MATGKGVAAPPLWPVEARLAALLPDLLVFRKPRGSEHELATAQGVLLGVHVTGFTALMDRFSLSCKSEHDMDTLAHIFSYYISDIVEHVLCFGGDILNITGNVLLALWTVEQNQLSDIITLVAKCSLEIQEKFGIYHTREGQDLQLKIGLSAGRISQVIVGDEQRQYLLVTGRDVDGVQLAQRLAQANEIVLSWNCWKLCEQYMFEVEIMREDEAVKLRDMRIIDPFDFDEHFYKCLDYLPHYRTSADILRTALELDPDSALEQTLRKHIMKNLLKKIDEGQPMEYISEFRTVTMVLVSLEFHKTAWMLHLCHLIQEAALYISTVIEKGGGQLSRIFMSETGCMFLCVFGLPGDKKPDECAHALESSFSIFSFCWENLAETKLVSISITSGPVFCGMVGAVARHEYTVIGPKVSLVARMITAYPGLVSCDEVTYLRSMLPAYNFKKLPEKMMKNISNPGKMYEYLGHRRCIMFGKRHLARERNKNHSLLDREKELEAFRMAQQGSLHQKKGQAVLYEGEKGCGKSQLLAEINFLAQKEGHRVLPLKLKEADSKQCFYAIQTLMAIFFEIDMCPAYYRQERLHKQLHGMVEEPLHCLFNDLFFVKFPLSFKVSHMDDLTRQKKVKACFFQVLQKAMRETPLIFLIDEAQYMDAASWEFLGTLLSSVPIIMVMTLTPTFTLCGWAQHFLQSPQAIFVPISKLATTSLLRMACWELGVVSIPQELQIYLLRRCFGNPLYCEVLCQDLLSKNILLFHDLQKEEEEENSKWETLSANAMKSTMYSISPASSEDQELYVCTVKDDVNLDTVLLPPLLKEIAVNQLDQLSPGEQLLVKCAAVIGHSFHIDLLQHLLPGWGKNKLLQVLRALVDIHVLRWCSKSQDLPAEPILMPSSIEIIEQTKEERKSDAGSPLRLQEELSLPQTEVLEFGVPLLQEAAWELWPKAQQTALHLECAWFLRDLACRCGSCHGGDFVPFHRFAICSTKSSSGTSRFCSYKDTGSILTQVITDKLQLPSPQDSFQFQTKSPRSQEAFTREHCRTEEEFLDQLNRKLAQTSPEKDMLTTKPCHCKEVLKLVLSPLTQHCLVIGETTCAFYYLLEAAAASLDLSDNYMVCFNMGQITLAKNLARQALRLLKRNFPWTWFGVIFQTFLEKCWRSCSLSQPPDNPSENKKKLAILQQQVQCLSLLWQLYNLEATASSRRFAYLATVMQENSAKESASEAQVVSTYVALSQFSQNMGDKEKWLHCEQMAIQKNSLCWFSREGLLATAQLMQALAYTKLCLGHLDFSIRLGFQAREICRHLKKPALENLVLSVLFRSAFLKKKFDLCVHVLESQWALISQGHDVLGLACFYSACLDLLLYGKGWLCRPFGECLHFIQHYEHSCILNSQSNVMLGVHSSLAMWFAQDSQWKLFEHHFSKARQLVKRTNASLFGSHGFVRFLECHVLMLQKIPQGVFTHTPSETPRQTLKYFKEFFSRCVTCPVYHQWVSELKASVMRYGKRESMSLTNIIRPFDTCLTRIWIEGEFLEENNSFEGNLQRFVRVADVKENKDEEEIQECIC, via the exons atGGCGACGGGCAAGGGGGTGGCGGCGCCGCCTCTGTGGCCCGTAGAGGCCCGGTTGGCGGCGCTGCTTCCAGACCTGCTGGTCTTCAGGAAGCCCCGGGGATCAGAACACGAGCTTGCCACGGCCCAGGGCGTCCTCCTTGGCGTCCACGTGACGG GGTTTACAGCATTAATGGACAGGTTCAGCCTGAGCTGCAAGTCGGAACATGACATGGACACACTGGCCCACATCTTCAGTTATTACATTAGTGACATCGTGGAGC ATGTGCTCTGTTTTGGAGGGGATATCCTAAATATCAcag GGAATGTGCTCCTGGCACTCTGGACAGTGGAACAGAATCAACTGAGTGACATCATTACCCTGGTGGCAAAATGCAGTCTGGAGATACAGGAGAAATTTGGGATCTACCATACCAGAGAAGGCCAGGACCTGCAGCTAAAAATAG GTCTGTCTGCAGGGCGGATTTCCCAAGTTATTGTTGGAGACGAGCAGCGACAGTACCTCTTGGTGACTGGGCGTGATGTAGACGGTGTCCAGTTAGCTCAGCGGTTGGCTCAGGCAAATGAGATTGTCTTGTCCTGGAACTGCTGGAAGCTCTGTGAGCAGTACATGTTTGAAGTGGAAATCATGAGGGAGGATGAAGCTGTGAAG TTAAGAGATATGCGGATCATTGACCCATTTGATTTTGATGAGCATTTTTACAAGTGCCTCGATTACCTGCCACATTACCGGACAAGTGCTG ACATTCTAAGAACTGCCCTGGAGTTGGATCCAGACTCTGCACTTGAGCAAACCCTGCGGAAGCACATAATGAAAAACCTTTTAAAGAAG ATTGATGAAGGCCAACCTATGGAGTATATATCCGAATTCCGTACTGTGACTATGGTTTTGGTCAGCCTAGAGTTCCACAAGACAGCATGGATGTTGCATTTGTGTCATCTTATCCAGGAGGCTGCCTTATACATCTCCACAGTGATAGAGAAAGGGGGTGGCCAGCTGAGCCGGATCTTTATGTCTGAGACG GGCTGCATGTTCCTCTGTGTTTTCGGCCTTCCTGGGGATAAGAAGCCAGATGAGTGTGCACATGCCCTGGAGAGCTCCTTCAGCATCTTCAGCTTCTGCTGGGAGAATCTTGCTGAGACCAa GCTTGTTTCCATCAGTATCACCAGTGGACCAGTATTCTGTGGCATGGTTGGGGCAGTAGCAAGACACGAATATACAG TTATTGGCCCAAAAGTAAGCCTTGTGGCAAGAATGATAACTGCTTATCCAGGTTTGGTGTCCTGTGATGAGGTAACATATCTAAGATCTATGCTACCTGCTTACAACTTTAAGAAACTCCCagagaaaatgatgaaaaacatCTCCAACCCAGGGAAGATGTATGAATACCTTGGCCATAGAAGATGTAT AATGTTTGGGAAGAGACATCTGgccagagagagaaataaaaatcactctTTGCTag ACCGGGAGAAAGAACTGGAAGCCTTCCGAATGGCACAGCAGGGAAGTTTGCACCAGAAGAAGGGACAAGCAGTTCTGTACGAAGGTGAAAAAGGCTGTGGAAAAAGTCAGCTGTTGGCTGAAATAAACTTCCTGGCCCAGAAAGAAGGGCACAG GGTGTTGCCATTGAAGCTGAAGGAAGCAGATTCCAAGCAGTGCTTCTATGCCATCCAGACCCTCATGGCCATCTTCTTTGAGATTGATATGTGCCCAGCCTATTACCGGCAAGAGCGCCTCCACAAACAGCTCCACGGGATGGTGGAGGAACCGCTTCACTGCCTGTTTAATGACCTCTTCTTTGTGAAG TTTCCCTTATCCTTCAAAGTTTCGCACATGGATGACCTGACCAGACAAAAGAAGGTTAAAGCATGTTTTTTTCAAGTGCTGCAGAAG GCAATGAGGGAAACACCACTGATTTTCCTCATTGATGAGGCCCAGTATATGGATGCAGCCTCCTGGGAGTTTTTGGGAACTTTGCTCTCCAGTGTGCCCATCATCATGGTGATGACATTGACCCCTACCTTCACCCTGTGTGGCTGGGCCCAGCACTTCCTGCAGAGCCCTCAGGCTATCTTTGTGCCCATTTCGAAGTTGGCAACGACCTCACTGTTGAGAATGGCATGTTGGGAACTGGGGGTGGTGAGCATCCCCCAAGAGCTGCAGAT CTACCTTCTCCGCAGGTGCTTTGGAAACCCCCTTTACTGTGAGGTCTTATGCCAGGACCTTCTCTCTAAGAACATATTGCTCTTTCATGACCtccaaaaggaggaggaggaggagaacagCAAGTGGGAAACCCTCTCAG CCAATGCCATGAAATCCACAATGTATAGTATTTCTCCTGCCAGCTCTGAAGACCAGGAACTTTATGTCTGCACAGTCAAGGATGATGTGAACTTGGATACAGTGCTTCTTCCACCGTTATTAAAAG aaatagCAGTGAACCAACTGGATCAACTGAGCCCAGGGGAACAGTTGCTGGTTAAGTGTGCTGCAGTCATTGGTCACTCCTTCCACATAGATCTGCTGCAGCACCTCCTGCCTGGCTGGGGTAAAAATAAACTACTTCAGGTACTGAGGGCTCTTGTGGATATACATGTGCTCCGCTGGTGCAGCAAGAGCCAAGACCTTCCTGCTGAGCCAATATTAATGCCTTCCTCTATCGAGATTATTGAACAAACCAAAGAGGAGAGAAAGTCAG ATGCTGGCTCTCCTCTCAGGCTACAAGAGGAACTATCCCTACCTCAAACCGAGGTGCTAGAATTTGGAGTGCCTCTATTGCAGGAAGCGGCTTGGGAGCTGTGGCCCAAGGCACAACAGACAGCCCTACACCTTGAATGTGCCTGGTTTCTTCGAGATTTGGCCTGCCGCTGTGGGAGCTGTCATGGGGGGGATTTTGTCCCCTTCCACCGTTTTGCCATCTGTTCTACTAAGAGCTCCAGTGGGACCTCCCGATTCTGTAGCTACAAAGATACTGGCTCGATACTAACACAAGTGATCACAGACAAATTGCAGCTGCCTTCTCCCCAAG ACAGTTTTCAGTTCCAGACAAAATCACCCAGAAGTCAGGAGGCCTTCACAAGGGAACACTGCAG AACAGAGGAGGAGTTCCTGGATCAACTGAACAGGAAACTGGCTCAGACCAGCCCCGAGAAAGACATGTTGACCACGAAGCCCTGCCACTGTAAGGAAGTCCTGAAGTTAGTGCTGTCACCTCTCACCCAGCACTGCCTGGTCATTGGAGAAACCACTTGTGCGTTTTATTACCTGCTGGAGGCTGCCGCTGCCTCCTTGGACCTGTCAGATAATTACATG GTCTGTTTCAACATGGGACAGATCACCTTGGCCAAAAACTTGGCTAGGCAAGCCCTTCGTCTGCTGAAAAGGAATTTCCCTTGGACCTGGTTTGGTGTCATCTTCCAAACATTCCTAGAGAAATGCTGGCGTTCCTGTTCCCTGAGCCAACCCCCAGACAATCCTAGTGAGAA TAAGAAGAAGCTGGCAATCCTGCAGCAGCAGGTGCAATGCCTCTCCCTGCTCTGGCAGCTGTACAACCTGGAGGCCACAGCCAGCAGCCGCAGGTTTGCCTACCTGGCCACTGTTATGCAGGAGAATTCAGCCAAGGAGTCTGCCAGTGAAGCCCAG GTTGTCTCTACCTACGTGGCCCTCTCCCAGTTCTCCCAGAACATGGGTGACAAGGAGAAGTGGCTGCATTGTGAGCAGATGGCCATTCAGAAGAACAGCCTATGTTGGTTCTCCAGGGAGGGATTGTTGGCCACAGCCCAGCTCATGCAGGCCTTGGCCTACACCAAGCTCTGCCTCGGCCATCTTGACTTCTCCATCAGGCTGG GTTTTCAAGCTCGTGAGATATGCAGACACCTCAAGAAACCAGCTCTGGAGAATCTGGTTCTCTCAGTTCTCTTCAGATCTGCATTTCTGAAGAAAAA ATTTGATCTGTGTGTCCATGTGCTGGAGAGTCAGTGGGCGCTCATTTCCCAGGGTCATGATGTCCTTGGCCTGGCCTGCTTCTATTCTGCTTGCTTAGATCTGCTGCTCTATGGAAAAG GATGGCTGTGTCGGCCCTTTGGGGAATGTCTGCATTTCATTCAACATTATGAGCACAGCTGCATTCTAAATTCTCAGAGCAATGTCATGCTGGGGGTCCACTCCTCTCTGGCCATGTG GTTTGCCCAGGACTCACAGTGGAAGCTATTTGAGCACCACTTCTCCAAGGCTCGCCAGTTGGTGAAAAGAACCAATGCCTCACTATTTGGTTCACATGGCTTTGTCCGATTCCTAGAGTGCCATGTGCTAATGTTACAGAAGATACCACAGGGTGTCTTCACGCATACTCCCTCAGAGACTCCCCGCCAAACCCTCAAG tactttaagGAGTTCTTCTCTCGATGTGTGACCTGCCCTGTCTATCACCAGTGGGTCTCTGAGCTTAAAGCCTCTGTAATGAGATACGGAAAGAGAGAGTCCATGTCCTTGACTAACATCATCAGACCTTTTGACACCTGCTTGACCAGGATTTGGATAGAGGGAGAATTCCTGGAGGAAAATAACTCCTTTGAAGGAAATTTGCAGA GATTTGTCAGAGTGGCTGATGTCAAGGAgaataaagatgaagaagaaattCAAGAATGTATATGTTAA
- the LOC133095216 gene encoding adenylate cyclase type 10-like isoform X11, which produces MATGKGVAAPPLWPVEARLAALLPDLLVFRKPRGSEHELATAQGVLLGVHVTGFTALMDRFSLSCKSEHDMDTLAHIFSYYISDIVEHVLCFGGDILNITGNVLLALWTVEQNQLSDIITLVAKCSLEIQEKFGIYHTREGQDLQLKIGLSAGRISQVIVGDEQRQYLLVTGRDVDGVQLAQRLAQANEIVLSWNCWKLCEQYMFEVEIMREDEAVKLRDMRIIDPFDFDEHFYKCLDYLPHYRTSADILRTALELDPDSALEQTLRKHIMKNLLKKIDEGQPMEYISEFRTVTMVLVSLEFHKTAWMLHLCHLIQEAALYISTVIEKGGGQLSRIFMSETGCMFLCVFGLPGDKKPDECAHALESSFSIFSFCWENLAETKLVSISITSGPVFCGMVGAVARHEYTVIGPKVSLVARMITAYPGLVSCDEVTYLRSMLPAYNFKKLPEKMMKNISNPGKMYEYLGHRRCIMFGKRHLARERNKNHSLLDREKELEAFRMAQQGSLHQKKGQAVLYEGEKGCGKSQLLAEINFLAQKEGHRVLPLKLKEADSKQCFYAIQTLMAIFFEIDMCPAYYRQERLHKQLHGMVEEPLHCLFNDLFFVKFPLSFKVSHMDDLTRQKKVKACFFQVLQKAMRETPLIFLIDEAQYMDAASWEFLGTLLSSVPIIMVMTLTPTFTLCGWAQHFLQSPQAIFVPISKLATTSLLRMACWELGVVSIPQELQIYLLRRCFGNPLYCEVLCQDLLSKNILLFHDLQKEEEEENSKWETLSANAMKSTMYSISPASSEDQELYVCTVKDDVNLDTVLLPPLLKEIAVNQLDQLSPGEQLLVKCAAVIGHSFHIDLLQHLLPGWGKNKLLQVLRALVDIHVLRWCSKSQDLPAEPILMPSSIEIIEQTKEERKSDAGSPLRLQEELSLPQTEVLEFGVPLLQEAAWELWPKAQQTALHLECAWFLRDLACRCGSCHGGDFVPFHRFAICSTKSSSGTSRFCSYKDTGSILTQVITDKLQLPSPQDSFQFQTKSPRSQEAFTREHCRTEEEFLDQLNRKLAQTSPEKDMLTTKPCHCKEVLKLVLSPLTQHCLVIGETTCAFYYLLEAAAASLDLSDNYMAFLYLRKASSLLGQPSAFSFFKKHKVKICQFEEATFCCLRSEVCFNMGQITLAKNLARQALRLLKRNFPWTWFGVIFQTFLEKCWRSCSLSQPPDNPSEKRSWQSCSSRCNASPCSGSCTTWRPQPAAAGLPTWPLLCRRIQPRSLPVKPRLSLPTWPSPSSPRTWVTRRSGCIVSRWPFRRTAYVGSPGRDCWPQPSSCRPWPTPSSASAILTSPSGWVFKLVRYADTSRNQLWRIWFSQFSSDLHF; this is translated from the exons atGGCGACGGGCAAGGGGGTGGCGGCGCCGCCTCTGTGGCCCGTAGAGGCCCGGTTGGCGGCGCTGCTTCCAGACCTGCTGGTCTTCAGGAAGCCCCGGGGATCAGAACACGAGCTTGCCACGGCCCAGGGCGTCCTCCTTGGCGTCCACGTGACGG GGTTTACAGCATTAATGGACAGGTTCAGCCTGAGCTGCAAGTCGGAACATGACATGGACACACTGGCCCACATCTTCAGTTATTACATTAGTGACATCGTGGAGC ATGTGCTCTGTTTTGGAGGGGATATCCTAAATATCAcag GGAATGTGCTCCTGGCACTCTGGACAGTGGAACAGAATCAACTGAGTGACATCATTACCCTGGTGGCAAAATGCAGTCTGGAGATACAGGAGAAATTTGGGATCTACCATACCAGAGAAGGCCAGGACCTGCAGCTAAAAATAG GTCTGTCTGCAGGGCGGATTTCCCAAGTTATTGTTGGAGACGAGCAGCGACAGTACCTCTTGGTGACTGGGCGTGATGTAGACGGTGTCCAGTTAGCTCAGCGGTTGGCTCAGGCAAATGAGATTGTCTTGTCCTGGAACTGCTGGAAGCTCTGTGAGCAGTACATGTTTGAAGTGGAAATCATGAGGGAGGATGAAGCTGTGAAG TTAAGAGATATGCGGATCATTGACCCATTTGATTTTGATGAGCATTTTTACAAGTGCCTCGATTACCTGCCACATTACCGGACAAGTGCTG ACATTCTAAGAACTGCCCTGGAGTTGGATCCAGACTCTGCACTTGAGCAAACCCTGCGGAAGCACATAATGAAAAACCTTTTAAAGAAG ATTGATGAAGGCCAACCTATGGAGTATATATCCGAATTCCGTACTGTGACTATGGTTTTGGTCAGCCTAGAGTTCCACAAGACAGCATGGATGTTGCATTTGTGTCATCTTATCCAGGAGGCTGCCTTATACATCTCCACAGTGATAGAGAAAGGGGGTGGCCAGCTGAGCCGGATCTTTATGTCTGAGACG GGCTGCATGTTCCTCTGTGTTTTCGGCCTTCCTGGGGATAAGAAGCCAGATGAGTGTGCACATGCCCTGGAGAGCTCCTTCAGCATCTTCAGCTTCTGCTGGGAGAATCTTGCTGAGACCAa GCTTGTTTCCATCAGTATCACCAGTGGACCAGTATTCTGTGGCATGGTTGGGGCAGTAGCAAGACACGAATATACAG TTATTGGCCCAAAAGTAAGCCTTGTGGCAAGAATGATAACTGCTTATCCAGGTTTGGTGTCCTGTGATGAGGTAACATATCTAAGATCTATGCTACCTGCTTACAACTTTAAGAAACTCCCagagaaaatgatgaaaaacatCTCCAACCCAGGGAAGATGTATGAATACCTTGGCCATAGAAGATGTAT AATGTTTGGGAAGAGACATCTGgccagagagagaaataaaaatcactctTTGCTag ACCGGGAGAAAGAACTGGAAGCCTTCCGAATGGCACAGCAGGGAAGTTTGCACCAGAAGAAGGGACAAGCAGTTCTGTACGAAGGTGAAAAAGGCTGTGGAAAAAGTCAGCTGTTGGCTGAAATAAACTTCCTGGCCCAGAAAGAAGGGCACAG GGTGTTGCCATTGAAGCTGAAGGAAGCAGATTCCAAGCAGTGCTTCTATGCCATCCAGACCCTCATGGCCATCTTCTTTGAGATTGATATGTGCCCAGCCTATTACCGGCAAGAGCGCCTCCACAAACAGCTCCACGGGATGGTGGAGGAACCGCTTCACTGCCTGTTTAATGACCTCTTCTTTGTGAAG TTTCCCTTATCCTTCAAAGTTTCGCACATGGATGACCTGACCAGACAAAAGAAGGTTAAAGCATGTTTTTTTCAAGTGCTGCAGAAG GCAATGAGGGAAACACCACTGATTTTCCTCATTGATGAGGCCCAGTATATGGATGCAGCCTCCTGGGAGTTTTTGGGAACTTTGCTCTCCAGTGTGCCCATCATCATGGTGATGACATTGACCCCTACCTTCACCCTGTGTGGCTGGGCCCAGCACTTCCTGCAGAGCCCTCAGGCTATCTTTGTGCCCATTTCGAAGTTGGCAACGACCTCACTGTTGAGAATGGCATGTTGGGAACTGGGGGTGGTGAGCATCCCCCAAGAGCTGCAGAT CTACCTTCTCCGCAGGTGCTTTGGAAACCCCCTTTACTGTGAGGTCTTATGCCAGGACCTTCTCTCTAAGAACATATTGCTCTTTCATGACCtccaaaaggaggaggaggaggagaacagCAAGTGGGAAACCCTCTCAG CCAATGCCATGAAATCCACAATGTATAGTATTTCTCCTGCCAGCTCTGAAGACCAGGAACTTTATGTCTGCACAGTCAAGGATGATGTGAACTTGGATACAGTGCTTCTTCCACCGTTATTAAAAG aaatagCAGTGAACCAACTGGATCAACTGAGCCCAGGGGAACAGTTGCTGGTTAAGTGTGCTGCAGTCATTGGTCACTCCTTCCACATAGATCTGCTGCAGCACCTCCTGCCTGGCTGGGGTAAAAATAAACTACTTCAGGTACTGAGGGCTCTTGTGGATATACATGTGCTCCGCTGGTGCAGCAAGAGCCAAGACCTTCCTGCTGAGCCAATATTAATGCCTTCCTCTATCGAGATTATTGAACAAACCAAAGAGGAGAGAAAGTCAG ATGCTGGCTCTCCTCTCAGGCTACAAGAGGAACTATCCCTACCTCAAACCGAGGTGCTAGAATTTGGAGTGCCTCTATTGCAGGAAGCGGCTTGGGAGCTGTGGCCCAAGGCACAACAGACAGCCCTACACCTTGAATGTGCCTGGTTTCTTCGAGATTTGGCCTGCCGCTGTGGGAGCTGTCATGGGGGGGATTTTGTCCCCTTCCACCGTTTTGCCATCTGTTCTACTAAGAGCTCCAGTGGGACCTCCCGATTCTGTAGCTACAAAGATACTGGCTCGATACTAACACAAGTGATCACAGACAAATTGCAGCTGCCTTCTCCCCAAG ACAGTTTTCAGTTCCAGACAAAATCACCCAGAAGTCAGGAGGCCTTCACAAGGGAACACTGCAG AACAGAGGAGGAGTTCCTGGATCAACTGAACAGGAAACTGGCTCAGACCAGCCCCGAGAAAGACATGTTGACCACGAAGCCCTGCCACTGTAAGGAAGTCCTGAAGTTAGTGCTGTCACCTCTCACCCAGCACTGCCTGGTCATTGGAGAAACCACTTGTGCGTTTTATTACCTGCTGGAGGCTGCCGCTGCCTCCTTGGACCTGTCAGATAATTACATG GCCTTCCTTTATTTGAGGAAGGCAAGCAGCCTTCTGGGCCAACCCTCAGCATTctcgttttttaaaaagcacaaggtGAAGATCTGTCAGTTTGAGGAGGCCACTTTCTGCTGTCTTCGGTCAGAG GTCTGTTTCAACATGGGACAGATCACCTTGGCCAAAAACTTGGCTAGGCAAGCCCTTCGTCTGCTGAAAAGGAATTTCCCTTGGACCTGGTTTGGTGTCATCTTCCAAACATTCCTAGAGAAATGCTGGCGTTCCTGTTCCCTGAGCCAACCCCCAGACAATCCTAGTGAGAA AAGAAGCTGGCAATCCTGCAGCAGCAGGTGCAATGCCTCTCCCTGCTCTGGCAGCTGTACAACCTGGAGGCCACAGCCAGCAGCCGCAGGTTTGCCTACCTGGCCACTGTTATGCAGGAGAATTCAGCCAAGGAGTCTGCCAGTGAAGCCCAG GTTGTCTCTACCTACGTGGCCCTCTCCCAGTTCTCCCAGAACATGGGTGACAAGGAGAAGTGGCTGCATTGTGAGCAGATGGCCATTCAGAAGAACAGCCTATGTTGGTTCTCCAGGGAGGGATTGTTGGCCACAGCCCAGCTCATGCAGGCCTTGGCCTACACCAAGCTCTGCCTCGGCCATCTTGACTTCTCCATCAGGCTGG GTTTTCAAGCTCGTGAGATATGCAGACACCTCAAGAAACCAGCTCTGGAGAATCTGGTTCTCTCAGTTCTCTTCAGATCTGCATTTCTGA